The region TGAAGTCACCCGTTACGCCACTTCGATCGTCAGCCTGCGCGGCTCGGACGCCCGATGCCGCGGCAGGGCGACGGTCAGCACGCCGTTGCTGAAATTCGCCTTGATGTCGTCGGACGCAACCTCCTGCGGCAGTTCAAACCGGCGCTCAAACGCCAGCGCTCCGCCATCGGCCCGCTCGCGGTTGCCCTTGATAGAAAGCTCGCGGCCATCGACATGGACATCGAGCTTGGCGGGATCCACACCCGGGATCTCAGCCGCAAAAACCCAGCCTTTTGGTCCTTCCCAGACGTTGACACGGGGATACCTGTAGCCCATCCCGGCCAGCGAGCCGACGGCCCCTCCCAAGGGCCAGTCAAAGCCCAGGAAATCGTCCATTAAACGCCAAGGATTGAGAGTTGCATAGTGTGTCATGTTATCCTCCTTTGCCGACCTGTGTCGGCGTTGTCGACAAATACCTAGCAACAGGCATGCCAAGCAAAAACGTTCAAAGAAACACCGCATTCCAATCGGCCGGATTGAGCGGTAGGC is a window of Lentisphaerota bacterium DNA encoding:
- a CDS encoding Hsp20/alpha crystallin family protein, translating into MRCFFERFCLACLLLGICRQRRHRSAKEDNMTHYATLNPWRLMDDFLGFDWPLGGAVGSLAGMGYRYPRVNVWEGPKGWVFAAEIPGVDPAKLDVHVDGRELSIKGNRERADGGALAFERRFELPQEVASDDIKANFSNGVLTVALPRHRASEPRRLTIEVA